One genomic region from Mytilus trossulus isolate FHL-02 chromosome 9, PNRI_Mtr1.1.1.hap1, whole genome shotgun sequence encodes:
- the LOC134683440 gene encoding uncharacterized protein LOC134683440, producing the protein MASKHLCQPCETEDTLVPAVKWCTECEENLCKECFQFHKKGKATKTHHVVDVSEAGIFPTLENKQCSKHNDMLLDLFCVDHDALTCRQCMTAEHRACSKLLPLDVAAKDVRSSALVSDVSKDLKLSVKAFCSIETTIGQEIKGLEDQRIATNQTINTFKTRLQKHIEESATVLSEQIDKVCTEYRLRFQEQEHSLTESNMLYTKRQEELEKVIKHGSESQVLILAHQIKLQLTKEASLSIDKSQKLDRIKIHFPEKHESPSFPTLEDISIEKTPLNIVLHGEFSKAQVAEAIRHNDSAKTLYCKSTIDFQSSLVQGIAVTKQNNVLICRMDDNTVSRCFPNGSVDKSCEVTGKVFDICVIDDTDEAVVTLPRIGKIQFIKYIPMKVDKTVKTFPKPYGITFFKDRLVVGTFKKMQFFTKDGCPLHIVDVPCVDSTAICFMHEVDKNQMYVSCHSFYVITEDGKLLCKHRSYCDRRTKGICIDRDGSVYVASQNSVVRLSKEGEDLNDNILDKEYQYGDIWGIAFNRTYTQMYAATNNGNQLTVFDFK; encoded by the coding sequence ATGGCTTCCAAACATCTTTGTCAGCCATGTGAGACAGAAGATACATTAGTTCCGGCTGTTAAATGGTGTACAGAATGCGAAGAGAATTTGTGTAAAGAATGTTTCCAGTTTCACAAAAAAGGAAAGGCAACGAAAACTCATCATGTGGTTGATGTATCAGAAGCGGGTATCTTCCCCACACTGGAAAACAAACAATGTTCAAAGCACAACGATATGTTGCTGGATTTATTTTGCGTCGACCACGATGCTTTAACTTGTAGGCAGTGCATGACCGCGGAACATAGGGCATGCAGTAAGTTATTGCCCTTAGACGTTGCGGCGAAAGATGTTCGTTCATCCGCGTTAGTCAGCGATGTATCAAAAGACCTTAAACTTTCAGTTAAAGCTTTTTGCTCTATTGAAACCACAATCGGACAAGAAATTAAAGGATTAGAGGACCAAAGAATAGCTACAAATCAAAccattaatacttttaaaactcGTTTACAAAAGCACATTGAGGAGTCGGCCACCGTTTTGAGTGAGCAAATCGATAAGGTATGTACAGAATACCGACTTCGATTTCAAGAACAGGAACATTCTTTAACAgaatcaaatatgttatatacGAAACGTCAAGAGGAATTAGAAAAGGTTATTAAACATGGGTCCGAAAGCCAAGTATTAATTCTGGCCCACCAGATAAAGTTACAACTAACAAAAGAAGCATCATTATCTATCGATAAGAGTCAAAAACTTGATAGGATTAAAATACATTTCCCCGAAAAGCATGAATCACCATCGTTTCCGACCTTAGAGGATATTTCAATTGAGAAAACGCCGTTAAATATAGTATTACACGGTGAGTTCAGTAAAGCTCAAGTGGCAGAAGCCATTCGCCACAATGATTCGGCTAAAACATTATATTGCAAGTCTACGATTGACTTTCAGTCTAGTTTAGTCCAAGGTATTGCtgtcacaaaacaaaacaatgtacTGATATGTCGTATGGATGACAATACTGTCTCACGATGTTTTCCGAATGGAAGTGTCGACAAATCATGTGAAGTGACCGGTAAAGTTTTTGATATATGTGTAATTGATGATACTGACGAGGCCGTTGTAACACTTCCACGAATAGGAAAAATACAGTTTATAAAGTACATTCCAATGAAAGTGGACAAAACTGTAAAAACTTTTCCAAAACCGTATGGTATTACGTTCTTTAAAGACAGATTAGTTGTTGGGACGTTTAAAAAGATGCAGTTTTTTACTAAAGACGGATGTCCTTTACACATCGTTGATGTTCCATGTGTAGATAGCACAGCTATTTGTTTCATGCACGAGGTTgacaaaaatcaaatgtatgtGTCGTGTCATTCTTTCTATGTTATTACAGAAGATGGCAAACTTTTATGTAAGCACAGATCATACTGTGACAGAAGAACTAAAGGCATCTGTATTGACCGTGATGGCAGCGTTTATGTCGCGTCGCAAAATTCTGTTGTTAGGCTTTCAAAAGAGGGAGAAGATTTAAACGACAATATTTTAGACAAAGAATACCAATACGGTGATATATGGGGTATTGCATTTAACAGAACATATACACAGATGTATGCCGCTACCAATAATGGCAACCAACTTACAGTGTTTGACTTTAAATGA